DNA from Desulfatirhabdium butyrativorans DSM 18734:
TCTCACCTGCGGCGCCTGCTCGTCGGGTTGCCCGGCATCGGGGCTCGAAAACATGGATCCCCGCAAATTCCTGCGTCTTGCCGTGCTGGGTCTGGATGAGGAAATCACGGAACACCCCTGGGTATGGATGTGCAGCATGTGTTATCGCTGCACCCATGCCTGCCCCATGAAGATCGACATTGCAGCACTCATTTACGAGGCGCGAAAACTCTGGCCGCGTGAAAAACGGCCCAAGGGGATTCTGGGCTCCTGCGACATGGCACTCAAAAATGACAGTTGCAGCGCCATGGGGACTCCCCAGGAAGATTTTCGCTTTGTCGTTCAGGATATGCTCGAAGAAGTGCGCGCCAACCAACCCGGATGGGAAGAGTTGCAGGCACCTATCGACAAGCAAGGGGCGCATTTCTTCCTGAGTCAAAACTCCCGCGAACCGGTCACCGAACCGGAGGAAATGGTTCCGCTGTGGAAGATTCTCCATATCGTCGGCGCAGACTGGACCTACAGCTGCACCGGCTGGGGCGGTGAGAACTACTGCATGTTCCTGGCCGACGACGAAGGGTGGAAAAAGATCACCAACACCACCCTTCAAACCGCAAAGAACCTCGGCTGCAAGGTGTATCTCAACACCGAATGCGGTCATTCCACGTTCTCGGTATGGAAGGGGGCACAAAAACACAAGATCGACACCGGACTCGAGATCGCGCCGATGGTCCAGTATTACGCCAGATGGATCCGGGAAGGAAAACTCAAGGTCAATGCCGATTGGAACAAGGACCTGAAGGTGAAGTTTACGGTTCAGGATCCGTGCAACCAGGTTCGGAAAGGATGGGGAGACGCCCTGGCGGATGATCTGCGCTTTGTCACCATCGCCTGTGTCGGGGAAGAAAACTTCATCGATACCTACCCCAACAAGAGCAACAACTACTGCTGCGGCGGAGGCGGCGGGTATCTCCAGAGCGGATACCGGGAGGCCAGGCTTCATTATGGAAGACTCAAGCATGAACAGATCATGAAAACCGGTGCATCCTATGTCGTCACACCTTGTCACAATTGCCATGCCCAGATTCACGAACTCGGTGAACATTATGGCCACGGGAAATACCGAACCGTGCATCTGTGGACGATCATCGCCCTATCGTTGGGAATTTTGGCCGAAAACGAAAGGACCTACCTCGGCGACGATCTCAGGGAAGTGAATCTGCCGGGATATTGATCGGGTCTTGGCTTGAACGTTGCAAGTTCCAATGTACAGGTTACAGGGTTCACAGGTCCAGGGCGAACAACAGCGCATATTGTCGATCAACGGCCCGGTCTATCCGTCCAGGCCGATTCAAGATGGACTCGCAACCAGTCCATGAGTCTCCACCGAGCCGCATGGGGGCGACCGACCGCTCGCCCCTACCGGCCGTGTTGGTTTTCACGATCAATGCACATGACAGGGTCGCCGCTCACCGCGTCTACAAAAAGGAGCAACTCATTGTCATTCTGACTCCTGACTCCTGACTCCTGACCCCTGGCTTCTGACTTCTAACCCTGAACCCCTGAATCCTATTGGAAAGGAAACCATATGGTCGAAGCCCTTCAACCCCCCATCGGAAGCGTCCTGGTTGTCGGCGGCGGCATCGGCGGCATCCAGGCGTCTCTGGATTTGGCCAATGCCGGCTATCTCGTTCATCTGGTCGAAAGCAAACCCGCCATCGGCGGGGTGATGAGCACCCTCGACAAGACCTTTCCCACCAACGACTGCTCGATGTGTATCCTCTCGCCCAAACTCGTCGAGGTCGGACGGCACAAGAACATCCGCATTCATACGCTCTGTGACCTTCAATCCGTCGAGGGCGAGGCGGGTCGTTTCACCGCAACCCT
Protein-coding regions in this window:
- a CDS encoding (Fe-S)-binding protein → MPENVVHIAKEKTTTFIDRVKEIVPNANLSLCLTCGACSSGCPASGLENMDPRKFLRLAVLGLDEEITEHPWVWMCSMCYRCTHACPMKIDIAALIYEARKLWPREKRPKGILGSCDMALKNDSCSAMGTPQEDFRFVVQDMLEEVRANQPGWEELQAPIDKQGAHFFLSQNSREPVTEPEEMVPLWKILHIVGADWTYSCTGWGGENYCMFLADDEGWKKITNTTLQTAKNLGCKVYLNTECGHSTFSVWKGAQKHKIDTGLEIAPMVQYYARWIREGKLKVNADWNKDLKVKFTVQDPCNQVRKGWGDALADDLRFVTIACVGEENFIDTYPNKSNNYCCGGGGGYLQSGYREARLHYGRLKHEQIMKTGASYVVTPCHNCHAQIHELGEHYGHGKYRTVHLWTIIALSLGILAENERTYLGDDLREVNLPGY